A region of Vibrio porteresiae DSM 19223 DNA encodes the following proteins:
- a CDS encoding GNAT family N-acetyltransferase, with protein sequence MTFSVIQVVPSQAKSIAPLFNEYRVFHQQESDLSQAEQYLTARLMKQESILFVATTPTKEPLGFVQLYPTYSSITAGRILLLSDLFVSPKARRQGVATALLQRIKDHAADVHAQRIVLMSDKCRCAGVHELCSKLNYQPNSELLCFSSAVA encoded by the coding sequence ATGACTTTTTCTGTCATTCAAGTGGTTCCCTCGCAAGCGAAATCTATCGCCCCATTGTTTAATGAATATCGCGTTTTTCACCAACAGGAAAGTGATCTTTCCCAAGCAGAGCAATATCTTACTGCTCGTTTAATGAAACAAGAATCCATCCTTTTTGTCGCAACAACCCCAACTAAAGAACCACTCGGTTTTGTTCAGCTTTACCCCACTTACTCGTCAATTACTGCCGGGCGTATACTTTTATTAAGTGACCTTTTTGTGAGCCCGAAAGCGAGACGACAAGGAGTGGCGACTGCGCTGTTACAGCGTATTAAAGATCATGCTGCCGATGTTCATGCGCAGCGTATCGTACTGATGTCCGATAAGTGTCGTTGCGCTGGTGTCCATGAGCTTTGCTCCAAACTCAATTACCAACCCAATAGTGAGCTTCTCTGCTTCAGTTCTGCGGTGGCCTAA
- a CDS encoding methyl-accepting chemotaxis protein, whose translation MSLIHRVIAGFAVVILLVLGISVSAYVSQVKMADQLKLTSSTLTELLDGSNTLLLDLENINRITLFHANENDQAQRQKLAAEFREAVSHYQTNRDKLAQRLQNYPELNQQLTKVDEEASALIHGAEQHLQIQDQRIAAKNASTVELMQFEAGWKNLEQDLTALNSEAEWNNLELVVIDLDIAEAKGKSVENLLQKALLVENDQDIQSLTKQVKEHLALFSEKLTSVIKEMPDSKKTLQPYIDLLTRTVVAPEGLMSQHLQSLALQRQSSAKLAILGQQVDRIIDDAGEITTQVRHLSDAARAEAEQQASYSMITNVVLSLVSIIVAVVVAGTVVYAIKRPLNVITKALSELANGNLAWTIKEEFRSEMGIVVRDINQLGKQLHHLIGSVKQSANTLTQVAGDSYAMSDKTHRDLALQRKQTDSIATAITEMEVAVDEVAHHASDASNEVEKVTDSANTNIANMQNNLEFIGSLKTSLESASELILKLSGETQEIGHFIEVIQTISEQTNLLALNAAIEAARAGENGRGFAVVADEVRSLATHSRRSADEISQKIDGLQKMAQQAVGIMESNLSNADQSVTQTEETHASLRAMIARLGTINEMSRSIATACEQQSVVAKEVAVNIVTISDMASNIATDSETLANNSESLNTLATEQSQLVAKFTL comes from the coding sequence TTGTCTCTTATACACCGGGTGATTGCAGGTTTTGCTGTAGTGATCCTTTTGGTTTTAGGCATTAGTGTTTCTGCTTATGTTTCCCAAGTAAAAATGGCTGATCAGTTAAAGCTCACTTCCTCGACATTGACGGAGTTGCTTGACGGGTCGAACACCTTGTTACTGGATTTGGAAAACATCAATCGCATTACGCTGTTCCACGCGAATGAAAACGATCAGGCGCAGCGCCAAAAACTGGCAGCGGAATTTCGTGAAGCCGTCAGTCACTACCAGACGAACCGTGACAAACTGGCACAGCGTTTACAAAATTACCCAGAGCTTAATCAGCAGTTAACTAAGGTTGACGAAGAGGCGAGTGCATTGATTCACGGCGCTGAGCAACATTTGCAAATTCAGGATCAACGTATTGCGGCTAAGAACGCTTCTACTGTAGAACTGATGCAATTTGAAGCAGGATGGAAAAATCTTGAGCAAGATTTAACGGCGCTGAACTCTGAAGCAGAATGGAACAATCTGGAGCTGGTGGTAATTGATTTAGATATCGCTGAAGCAAAAGGAAAGAGTGTCGAAAACTTGCTGCAAAAAGCATTACTCGTTGAAAACGATCAAGACATCCAATCTCTGACTAAGCAGGTGAAAGAGCATCTGGCACTGTTTAGCGAAAAGCTCACTTCGGTCATCAAAGAGATGCCAGACAGTAAAAAAACGCTGCAGCCTTATATTGATTTGCTTACTCGCACAGTGGTTGCTCCTGAAGGATTGATGAGCCAGCATCTGCAATCGCTGGCTTTACAGAGACAAAGTAGCGCCAAATTGGCCATCTTAGGTCAACAAGTGGATCGAATTATTGATGATGCAGGAGAGATCACCACTCAAGTACGTCACTTGTCCGATGCAGCACGCGCTGAAGCCGAGCAACAAGCTTCCTACTCAATGATCACCAATGTTGTGCTCTCTTTGGTGTCGATCATTGTGGCCGTCGTTGTTGCAGGCACGGTGGTTTACGCCATTAAGCGTCCACTTAACGTGATTACGAAAGCGTTAAGCGAGCTGGCGAATGGCAATTTGGCATGGACCATTAAAGAAGAGTTTCGCTCAGAAATGGGCATAGTGGTGCGTGATATTAACCAACTGGGTAAGCAGCTTCACCATCTTATTGGTAGTGTGAAACAGTCAGCGAATACCCTGACTCAAGTGGCTGGCGACAGTTATGCGATGAGTGATAAAACCCATCGTGATTTGGCATTGCAGCGCAAGCAGACGGACTCTATCGCCACCGCGATTACGGAGATGGAAGTGGCCGTCGATGAAGTCGCTCATCATGCGAGCGATGCCAGCAATGAGGTGGAAAAAGTCACCGATTCAGCCAACACCAATATTGCTAACATGCAAAATAACTTGGAATTTATTGGTTCGCTTAAAACCTCTTTAGAGAGCGCATCGGAACTGATTCTTAAACTATCCGGTGAAACGCAAGAGATAGGGCATTTTATTGAAGTGATCCAAACCATCTCTGAGCAAACCAACCTGCTGGCATTGAATGCGGCCATTGAAGCCGCGCGTGCAGGGGAAAACGGTCGTGGATTTGCGGTGGTGGCTGATGAGGTGCGCTCACTTGCCACTCATTCTCGTCGTTCGGCGGATGAAATTAGTCAGAAAATCGATGGCCTGCAAAAAATGGCACAGCAGGCGGTGGGGATCATGGAGAGCAATTTGTCCAACGCAGATCAGTCGGTGACACAAACCGAAGAAACCCATGCGTCACTGCGCGCCATGATTGCTCGTCTAGGGACGATTAATGAAATGAGTCGGTCAATTGCCACAGCGTGTGAGCAGCAAAGCGTGGTTGCCAAAGAAGTGGCCGTTAACATCGTTACCATTTCCGATATGGCTTCCAACATTGCCACGGACTCGGAAACCTTGGCCAACAACAGTGAATCACTCAATACCTTGGCGACGGAGCAGAGCCAACTGGTGGCGAAATTCACGCTGTAA